The Triticum aestivum cultivar Chinese Spring chromosome 3A, IWGSC CS RefSeq v2.1, whole genome shotgun sequence genome includes a region encoding these proteins:
- the LOC123059574 gene encoding glutamate decarboxylase, translated as MVISHSSSGVGESAYNTFSSRYARVELPRYRMPENSIPKETAYQMITDELMLDGNPRLDLASFVTTWMEPECDKLIMDSINKNYVDMDEYPVTTELQNRCVNMIAHLFNAPINEDEKAIGVSTVGSSEAIMLAGLAFKRKWANKRKEEGKPYDKPNIVTGANVQVCWEKFARYFEVELKEVKLTEGYYVMDPLKAVEMVDENTICVAAILGSTLTGEYEDVKLLNDLLVEKNKETGWNVPIHVDAASGGFIAPFLHPELEWDFRLPLVKSINVSGHKYGLVYPGVGWVVWRSKDDLPEELIFHINYLGTDQPTFTLNFSKGASQIIAQYYQLIRLGFEGYKHIMENCQANAAVLREGMEATGRFSIVSKEDGVPLVAASLKDSTKFSVFDVSENLRKFGWIVPAYTMAPDAEHVAVLRVVIREDFSRSLAQRLLADINKVLHELDTHAAHAIKVTAPTATQNGNGVNGDDTVTQKSVLDTEKKFVAACMSLVKKNKKTGVC; from the exons ATGGTGATCTCCCActcgagctccggcgtcggcgagtccGCGTACAACACCTTCTCGTCGCGCTATGCCCGCGTGGAACTCCCGAG GTACCGGATGCCGGAGAACTCGATCCCCAAGGAGACGGCGTACCAGATGATCACCGACGAGCTGATGCTGGACGGCAACCCACGGCTGGACCTTGCGTCCTTCGTCACCACGTGGATGGAGCCCGAGTGCGACAAGCTCATCATGGACTCCATCAACAAAAACTACGTCGACATGGACGAGTACCCCGTCACCACCGAGCTCCAG AACCGTTGTGTCAATATGATTGCTCACTTATTCAATGCACCAATAAACGAGGATGAGAAAGCTATTGGAGTCTCAACAGTTGGATCCTCGGAAGCAATAATGCTTGCAGGCCTTGCGTTCAAGAGGAAGTGGGCAAATAAAAGGAAGGAGGAGGGGAAGCCATATGACAAACCGAACATTGTTACTGGTGCAAATGTTCAG GTTTGTTGGGAGAAATTTGCTAGATATTTTGAAGTAGAATTGAAGGAGGTCAAGTTAACTGAAGGATACTATGTAATGGATCCTTTGAAGGCCGTTGAGATGGTGGATGAGAACACTATATGTGTTGCAGCCATCTTGGGATCAACTCTCACTGGAGAGTACGAAGATGTCAAACTATTGAATGACCTTCTTGTGGAAAAGAACAAGGAAACGGG GTGGAATGTGCCAATCCATGTTGATGCGGCTAGTGGAGGATTTATCGCTCCTTTTCTACATCCTGAGCTTGAGTGGGACTTCAGGCTACCATTGGTGAAGAGCATAAATGTTAGTGGACACAAGTATGGCCTTGTCTACCCTGGTGTTGGATGGGTCGTTTGGCGGAGCAAAGACGATTTGCCCGAAGAACTCATTTTCCATATAAACTATCTAGGGACAGATCAGCCCACATTTACACTGAACTTTTCCAAAG GTGCAAGCCAGATAATTGCACAATACTATCAACTGATACGCCTTGGCTTCGAG GGATACAAGCACATCATGGAGAATTGCCAGGCAAATGCAGCCGTGCTGAGGGAGGGCATGGAGGCCACTGGCCGATTCAGCATCGTGTCCAAGGAGGACGGCGTGCCATTAGTCGCCGCTTCGCTCAAGGACAGCACCAAATTCAGCGTGTTCGACGTCTCCGAGAACCTGCGGAAATTCGGCTGGATCGTGCCAGCCTACACGATGGCTCCGGATGCGGAGCACGTCGCCGTCCTCCGTGTGGTCATCAGGGAGGACTTCAGCCGGAGCCTCGCCCAGCGGCTCCTCGCGGACATCAACAAGGTCCTGCACGAGCTGGACACTCATGCAGCCCATGCCATTAAGGTCACTGCTCCTACCGCAACACAAAACGGCAATGGCGTGAACGGCGACGACACCGTGACACAGAAGAGCGTCCTGGACACCGAGAAGAAGTTCGTTGCGGCCTGCATGTCCCTGGTAAAGAAAAACAAGAAGACTGGAGTCTGCTGA